A stretch of the uncultured Cohaesibacter sp. genome encodes the following:
- a CDS encoding DUF262 domain-containing protein, translating into MAVSPTGISIQSLYRDYRDGKLIVNRQYQRKLVWTEDEKRSLIDSILRGYPLPLFLLAERNSKEDESQNYREIIDGMQRLNAIFSFIEHGFLLNNKCFDLNEFARARQAAEACAFKQYPENVEKLTPSQCSIFLDYQLAVTSFSGDDENKTVDVFGRINSGGRQLSVQEQRQAGVVSEFAELVRELSCEVRGDVSKKELLLSEMPEISIDTSNGNQGYDLKAEEIFWCKQGILRTGDLRNSEDEELIADICASILTNNPVPGTRPYRDELYRVGSSKSLEIERSIRTYGYSKIKKQFIEVYSTLKTCIESSSLENNHFRNVVYKGTTSNAQKSPFYAVFMAFFDLIIKEEKYPNAGSEVMAAITDLTGAITVGQKQTNSDDRVKNILKVKGLLSNCFVKKDVSKLTHGAALTVEFENSIRRSRTETVRYEFKQGILNLGSKKLDLGMRDKIVNTICAIANHGPEADGFLYIGIADKKADAEKIANDYNISPITFEHVSVVGVSHEAKKLKCSLNDYLDKITRIISQSNLSTSVKIGATTSIDAISYHGLDIVRICVPKQSEISFVGDECYIREGSNTKLAKPVEVASITKKFQ; encoded by the coding sequence ATGGCTGTTTCACCCACCGGCATTAGCATTCAATCACTCTATCGAGATTACCGTGATGGAAAACTAATCGTGAACCGCCAGTATCAGCGTAAACTCGTCTGGACGGAAGATGAAAAGCGAAGCCTAATTGACAGCATTCTGCGCGGATATCCTCTACCTCTGTTCTTACTTGCCGAACGAAATTCCAAAGAGGATGAGAGCCAAAACTACCGTGAAATCATCGACGGGATGCAACGCCTTAACGCCATTTTTTCGTTCATCGAGCATGGATTTCTGCTGAACAACAAGTGCTTTGATCTGAATGAGTTTGCCAGGGCCCGGCAAGCCGCCGAGGCTTGTGCTTTTAAGCAGTATCCGGAAAACGTCGAGAAGCTAACACCCTCTCAATGCTCTATTTTTCTTGATTACCAATTAGCTGTCACATCGTTTTCGGGAGACGACGAGAATAAAACAGTCGATGTTTTTGGCAGAATTAACTCGGGCGGTCGACAGCTCAGCGTTCAAGAGCAACGCCAGGCCGGTGTCGTATCAGAATTTGCTGAACTTGTCAGGGAGCTTTCTTGCGAGGTAAGAGGCGACGTCTCGAAGAAAGAGTTGCTTTTGAGTGAAATGCCGGAAATTAGCATCGATACTTCAAACGGCAACCAAGGATACGATTTAAAGGCCGAGGAAATTTTTTGGTGTAAACAAGGCATCCTCCGGACGGGTGATCTAAGAAATAGTGAAGATGAAGAGCTCATAGCAGACATATGCGCTTCGATTTTGACAAATAATCCAGTGCCAGGAACTAGACCTTACAGAGACGAGCTTTACCGGGTCGGTTCTAGTAAATCCTTAGAAATAGAAAGAAGCATCAGAACTTACGGATATTCAAAAATTAAGAAGCAGTTTATTGAGGTTTACTCAACACTAAAGACATGCATAGAAAGTTCGAGTTTAGAAAATAATCACTTTCGAAATGTTGTTTACAAAGGAACGACATCAAACGCACAAAAATCACCTTTTTACGCTGTATTTATGGCTTTCTTCGATTTGATTATAAAAGAAGAAAAGTATCCAAATGCTGGTAGTGAAGTCATGGCAGCCATTACAGACCTTACAGGTGCCATTACGGTGGGACAAAAGCAGACAAACTCTGATGATAGGGTCAAAAATATTTTGAAAGTAAAAGGGCTTCTATCAAATTGCTTTGTGAAAAAAGATGTTTCCAAGCTCACGCATGGCGCCGCTTTGACCGTCGAGTTTGAAAACTCTATCCGTCGCTCACGCACAGAAACTGTTCGATATGAATTCAAGCAGGGAATATTAAATCTAGGCTCTAAGAAACTTGATCTTGGCATGCGAGACAAAATCGTTAATACAATTTGTGCGATTGCAAATCACGGCCCAGAGGCAGATGGTTTTCTTTACATAGGCATTGCCGACAAAAAAGCCGACGCCGAAAAAATTGCCAACGACTACAATATATCTCCAATAACATTCGAACACGTTAGCGTGGTGGGAGTTTCTCATGAGGCTAAAAAATTAAAGTGTTCGCTCAATGACTATTTGGACAAGATTACACGCATAATCTCTCAGTCAAACTTGTCAACAAGCGTCAAAATTGGCGCCACCACTTCAATAGATGCCATATCCTATCATGGCTTAGATATTGTTAGAATTTGCGTACCTAAACAATCGGAGATCTCGTTTGTTGGCGACGAATGCTACATCAGAGAAGGCTCCAACACCAAGCTGGCAAAACCAGTTGAGGTTGCCTCTATCACCAAGAAGTTTCAATAG
- a CDS encoding site-specific integrase, with the protein MEAVPGYPNLHRREGTYYLYKRVPQGLLEAFDNRKFIRKSLRTKDLSEAKVKLHQELVALDEEFAQAKADLKETLSPSEAKTIVEGRLKDMLVEDMQIRDEGDRASQQAYGEMWASFNETQLEQRDLSEKQAEGTDKADQEFKPIAPTFPLSASFSEFGLSRRDLFKSHETVSCLKPHYRDALARQDLSAAEEDIEELAEEHHLRLHRGSEGWRNLAREVLAMWVRYIDVLERRNNGEPDEFDLSPPSITEGETSALKSTPVGHSASKGGAITLEKLVQLYIEDPARSASDRTNKGYDVVYRTLKDVMGAGRDVSTINREDCKKVRDALQKTPVNALQRFPGKDTFEVIKLAEETGAKLLSPPTINNRLRNMSALFKWAVREDYMVKNYAEGLGVNDPVKARDKRRPFTEEELQIIFSAPLYSGCQSEFKYHLPGSQIIKKGRYWVPLLSLWTGMRLGECCQLHCDDIKQIDGVWCIIIQETKDGEGLDEADKKRVKTSSGERFVPIHSALERLGFINFALQQKQAKHVRLFPELKPSADGYLSNNFSKWFNDKSRFLGKLGLAGNGASFHSFRHNYRDAMRQAELNHDVVLALGGWSSGDTSDQYGGSLNSSFLKEQIERIAYAGLKLPLHN; encoded by the coding sequence ATGGAAGCTGTGCCAGGATACCCAAATCTTCACCGCCGTGAAGGAACATATTACCTCTACAAGCGTGTCCCTCAGGGATTGCTAGAGGCGTTCGACAATCGCAAATTCATCAGGAAATCGCTGAGGACAAAAGATCTGTCTGAGGCCAAGGTTAAGTTGCACCAAGAGCTGGTTGCGCTTGATGAGGAATTTGCGCAAGCCAAAGCAGATCTAAAAGAAACGCTTTCGCCCTCCGAGGCTAAGACAATCGTTGAGGGGCGTCTCAAGGATATGCTTGTGGAGGATATGCAGATCCGTGATGAGGGTGACAGAGCTTCTCAGCAAGCTTACGGCGAAATGTGGGCCAGTTTCAACGAAACGCAACTCGAGCAGCGCGATCTTAGTGAAAAACAAGCTGAAGGCACCGACAAAGCGGATCAGGAGTTTAAGCCAATTGCCCCTACTTTTCCACTCAGCGCTTCATTCTCGGAGTTTGGGCTCAGCAGAAGAGATCTGTTTAAGTCTCATGAAACGGTAAGCTGCTTAAAGCCTCACTATCGGGATGCATTGGCTCGGCAAGATCTATCTGCCGCTGAAGAGGACATTGAAGAACTGGCTGAGGAGCATCATCTTCGTTTGCATCGCGGGTCGGAGGGCTGGCGAAACCTGGCTCGCGAAGTTTTGGCCATGTGGGTGCGCTATATTGATGTCCTCGAGCGTCGAAACAATGGCGAGCCAGACGAATTTGACCTCTCCCCTCCGTCAATCACTGAAGGCGAAACCTCCGCTCTAAAGTCAACGCCAGTGGGACACTCGGCTTCAAAAGGTGGTGCTATCACCCTTGAGAAGCTGGTTCAGCTCTATATCGAAGATCCTGCTAGATCGGCATCTGATCGGACGAACAAGGGCTATGATGTTGTCTACAGGACGCTGAAGGACGTTATGGGGGCAGGCCGGGATGTCAGCACCATCAATAGGGAAGACTGCAAGAAGGTTAGAGACGCTCTCCAGAAAACGCCTGTGAATGCCCTGCAGAGGTTTCCGGGCAAGGATACTTTCGAGGTTATCAAGCTTGCAGAAGAAACCGGAGCCAAACTCCTCAGCCCTCCCACCATCAACAATCGCTTGAGGAACATGTCTGCCCTGTTCAAATGGGCTGTGCGAGAAGACTACATGGTGAAGAACTATGCTGAGGGTCTGGGAGTTAATGACCCGGTGAAAGCAAGAGACAAAAGGCGGCCATTCACTGAGGAAGAGCTACAAATCATCTTTTCGGCACCGCTCTATTCAGGTTGTCAAAGCGAGTTCAAATACCATCTTCCCGGAAGTCAGATCATCAAGAAGGGGCGCTATTGGGTGCCTTTGCTCTCTCTGTGGACTGGCATGCGCCTTGGAGAATGCTGTCAGCTTCATTGCGATGACATCAAACAAATTGATGGGGTCTGGTGCATCATTATTCAGGAAACCAAAGACGGTGAGGGATTGGACGAAGCGGACAAGAAGCGGGTGAAAACCTCTTCAGGAGAACGTTTCGTGCCAATTCACTCGGCTTTGGAGAGGCTCGGCTTCATCAATTTTGCCCTTCAGCAAAAGCAAGCAAAACATGTCCGCTTGTTCCCTGAGTTGAAGCCTTCCGCAGATGGATACCTATCGAACAACTTCTCGAAGTGGTTCAACGACAAATCGCGCTTCCTAGGAAAACTTGGTCTTGCGGGCAACGGGGCATCTTTTCACAGCTTCCGCCACAACTACCGTGATGCCATGCGACAAGCAGAGTTGAACCACGATGTCGTATTAGCGCTAGGTGGGTGGTCTTCAGGCGACACGTCAGATCAATATGGCGGCAGCTTAAACTCTTCGTTTCTGAAGGAGCAAATCGAGCGGATCGCTTATGCGGGGCTGAAGTTGCCCCTGCATAATTGA
- a CDS encoding integrase arm-type DNA-binding domain-containing protein: protein MPKTGPHPDKALTAIGVNRQSKPGWYADGNGLYLVVDKSGAKRWMLRLMVQGRRRDMGLGGISLVSLAEARELALKYRKIARQGGDPIEERRKERLTAPIFSEAAQTVFEENKSTWKNPKHAQQWFNTLQTYAFPHIGSRQVDQIQTSDILKVLSPIWLEKAETARRVRQRMSTVFDWAKTAGFRSGDNPVDGVEKGLPKQNSKDKHHAAMPYQEVPAFVARIRTEQKKGLVARLALEFLILTATRTSEVLKSEWVEVDLDQRLWIIPAERMKAKREHRVPLCDRSIEILKLAEGFRSSGDLIFPGQKIDRPMSNMVFLTMLKRMDVPFTAHGFRSSFRDWAAETTAYPREIAEMALAHTIQNKVEAAYRRSDLLERRRTMMDDWSAYISI, encoded by the coding sequence ATGCCGAAAACAGGACCCCATCCTGACAAAGCGCTGACCGCCATCGGAGTAAACCGCCAATCCAAACCGGGCTGGTACGCAGATGGCAATGGCCTTTATCTCGTGGTCGACAAAAGCGGAGCGAAGCGCTGGATGCTCCGATTGATGGTCCAAGGCCGCCGTCGTGATATGGGCCTTGGTGGCATCAGTCTGGTTTCCCTTGCCGAAGCTCGCGAACTGGCGCTGAAATACCGAAAAATTGCCAGACAAGGCGGAGATCCAATTGAGGAGCGGCGTAAAGAGCGATTGACCGCTCCGATATTCAGTGAAGCTGCTCAGACGGTCTTTGAAGAAAACAAATCGACTTGGAAGAATCCTAAGCACGCTCAGCAATGGTTCAATACCCTTCAGACCTATGCATTCCCTCACATTGGGTCACGGCAAGTCGATCAGATTCAAACTTCTGATATCCTAAAAGTGCTTTCCCCGATCTGGCTCGAGAAAGCAGAAACTGCCCGACGCGTGCGCCAGAGGATGTCTACCGTTTTCGATTGGGCGAAGACAGCGGGCTTTCGGTCCGGCGATAACCCGGTTGATGGCGTTGAAAAGGGTCTGCCGAAACAGAATTCGAAAGACAAACATCATGCTGCCATGCCTTATCAAGAAGTCCCGGCATTTGTGGCCAGGATTCGGACAGAGCAGAAAAAAGGGCTGGTTGCGCGGCTCGCATTGGAATTCCTGATCCTGACAGCTACCAGAACCAGCGAGGTGCTTAAAAGCGAATGGGTTGAGGTCGATCTAGATCAGCGTCTCTGGATCATCCCTGCGGAGCGGATGAAAGCCAAACGGGAGCACCGTGTCCCTCTGTGCGACCGCTCTATCGAAATCCTGAAACTTGCGGAAGGCTTCAGATCCTCTGGCGACCTCATATTCCCCGGACAGAAAATCGACAGGCCGATGTCCAACATGGTGTTTCTCACGATGCTGAAACGCATGGACGTACCTTTCACGGCCCATGGCTTCCGGTCCTCCTTCCGTGATTGGGCCGCCGAGACGACAGCATATCCACGTGAGATCGCCGAAATGGCATTGGCCCACACGATCCAAAACAAGGTAGAGGCCGCATATAGGCGTTCTGATTTGCTTGAGCGCCGTCGCACCATGATGGATGATTGGTCTGCATACATATCGATTTGA